In Nitrospirota bacterium, the genomic window TACCGCAACCATGATGTCAGCCGGCGAGGACGAGAAGCGGGCGGCCATGGCCTCGATCGTCTTCTTCAGAATCATCTCCGCGGTCCCCCTCCACCCTGCATGCACGGCGCCGGCGACCCTCCGCTGCGGGTCGTACAGCAGGATCGGCACGCAGTCGGCAACCTGCACGCCGATGACCACCGCTGTCCTGTGGGTGATCACCGCGTCCGCTATCCTGGGCTCCCGGCCGAAATCGAGGACGACCACTTTATCGGTATGCTTCTGGATGGGAAGATACACATCCCTGACCGGCACCTGCATCAGCCGGGCGACGGCGTCGAGGTCGCCGTTCATCCTCTTCGTCGTGAAGAACGCCGTGACACGGGGACCTCCCGGGAGCGGCGGAACAACGACCGTATCAGCGGCCATCGAGCACCATGAAGGCTTCGGGAAGCGCGGCGATGATATCGGAAGCGATCAGCCCCTGCATCCCCTTTGCTTCGGCCGCCCTGTCTCCTGCCAGCCCGTGGAGAAAAACGCCGCAGACCGATGCCTCGATCGGGCTCATGCTCTGCCCCAGGAGCGCCGCGATGACGCCGGTCAGCACATCGCCGGAGCCGCCGGTCGCCATGCCGGGATTACCCGAAGTATTCAGAAAAACGCGTCCCTCGGGAGAGGCCGTGACCGTCGGAACCCCTTTAAGCACCAGATAGGCGCCGGTCTCGCGGCTGAAGGCGCTCGCGGTACCGATACGGTCCTCGATTGCGTCGTGCTGCAGGAGCCGCGCCATCTCGCCCGGATGGGGGGTGAGCACGAGCGGCGCCTTCGCCGCTTTCACTATATCCTTTTTCCCTTTGAGGGAGTTCAGACCGTCCGCATCGATGACCATCGGCGCCGTCGCCCTGCGGACCAGCTCGGCCATGAGCGTCTCCGTATCAGGCGAGGTACCCATACCGGGGCCTATGGCGATGACATCGGCCTTTTTCGTGATGAATGCGAAGACCGGGTCGAGCGCCTCTGCCGAGAGCATGCCGGCGCCGTCGTCGGGCAGCGGCAGGACCATCTCCTCCGTCACCCCGGCCTGGATTATGCCGGCGATCGACTCGGGAACGCCGAGCGTCACCAGGCCCGCGCCGCTCCTGAGGCAGGCGCGTGCGGTCATCAGGGCAGCGCCGGTCTTGCCCCTCGATCCCGCGATCACCAGCACATGGCCGTAGTCGCCCTTGTAGGAATCCTTGTGCCGGATCGGGAGCATGCCCGAGACCAATCCTCTGTCAACCGTCTCTACGCTCAGACTATCCGCATGCAGAAGGGACACCGGAAACCCTATGTCCTCGACAAAGAGCCTGCCCGCATAGTCTGCGCCGGGATAGAGGAGATGCCCGCGCTTCGGCAGGCCGAAGGTCACGGTGCAGTCGGCCCTTATCGCTTCGCCGAGCACCTCGCCGGTGTCCGAAGAGACGCCGGAAGGGATATCGACGGCGACGACCGGTGCGCCGGAGCCGTTCACGAAGGCGAACGCCGAAGCGATATCCGGGGCCGCCGGCCTGCTGAGACCGGTGCCGAAGACGGCATCGACGACCACCGCTCCATGGAGGTCCCTCTGCGTCAGGGTCTTTCTGAATTCTACAGGAACACCCATCTTTTTTGCGATGCGATACTGCGAGGCGCTGTCGGGACTCAGGGCATCTTTTTTCGCGAAGATGATCGCCGAGACAGTGAATCCCCAATTGAAAAGATTCCGCGCAGCCACGAGCCCGTCGCCGCCGTTATTGCCCCCGCCGCAGAGCACCGTCACCTTTTTCCCCTTATGCAGCTCTCTCACGCGCACGGCGACGGCGAGACCGGCGCGCTCCATCAGGACCGGGCCGGGTATCCTGTAGTCATCGATCGCGATGCGGTCGATCGTCCTCATCTCGTCGGCGGTAACCACTTTCATAAACCGTGTCCCTCTCTCGACAGGCGCTGAGCCGCCCGGAAATATGCCTCATATTATAGCACCAATGCCCGCACGGAAGAAGTAAGAGGTAGGAAGTGAGAAGTAAGAGGTAGGAAGTGAGAGACAGGAAGTGAAAGGTATAACTGGCGTGCTGTTTGTGATAAGATGTGAAATAAAGGAAGGGACCGGGAAACGAGCATGGTCATCGGCGTACCGAAGGAGATAAAAAAAGACGAGTACCGCGTCAGCATCACCCCGCTCGGCGCTGCGGAGCTGGTGAAAGGAGGGCACAGCGTACTCGTCGAGAGGGGGGCAGGCGAAGGCAGCGGCTTTTCCGACGAGGCGTATCAAAACGCCGGCGCCCGGTGCGTCGCCCGGGAAGAGGTCTTCGCTTCGGCCGAGCTCATCGTCAAGGTGAAGGAACCGGTCCCCGAGGAGTTCGATCTCCTCAGGGAGGGACAGGCGCTCTTCACCTATCTCCATCTCGCGCCGAACCGGGAGCTCACGGAGCTGCTCCTCCGCAAGCGGATCGCCGCGCTCGGGTACGAGACGCTCGAAAAGGACGGCTCGCTCCCGCTGCTCGCGCCGATGAGCGAGATAGCAGGCCGCATGGCGCCGCTCATGGGAGCGTACTATCTCCAGAAATTTCGCGGCGGGAGCGGCATCCTGCCGACCGGGGTTGCGGGCGTGAGGCCTGCGAAGGCGGTTGTGCTCGGCTCCGGCGTAGTCGGCAGCAGCGCGGCCCGCGTCTGCCACGGCATCGGCATGGAGACGGTGGTCATCAACCGGGGTATCGAGAGGCTGCGGTGGCTCGACGAAGTCTACCGGGGCAGTATCAAGACCCTCCCCCTCGAAGCATACATCATCAGCGAGGAGATACAGAGCGCCGATATCGTCATCGGCGCTGTGCTGGTGCCCGGCGGAAAGACCCCGCTCCTCATTACGCGGGCGATGCTCGGAACGATGCGGCGCGGCTCGGTCATCGTCGATGTCTCCATAGACCAGGGAGGCTGCGTCGAGACCGCCCGTCCGACGACCCACAACGACCCTGTCTACGAAGTGGATAGCGTTATTCATTATATGGTGGCCAATATGCCCGGCGCCTACCCGAGGACCTCGACCCTTGCGCTCACGAATGCAACGCTCCCCTATATCAAGGCCCTCGCGCACAAAGGGATAGAGCGTGCGCTCGGCGAGGATGCGACGATACGCAGCGCACTGAACACCCTCGACGGCGCCATAGCGAACAGGGCCCTCGCCGAAGCGTTCGCACGCAGCGCGTAGCTCACGCGTCTGTCTTCTGACTTCTGGCGCCTTACTCCTGGCTTCCGAATTCTGTTTTTCCGGTTGCTTTTTCCAGCCCTTCTGCTATGATTTTTTTATCACCGTTCACGATCCCCACTCCCAAAGCCGTTACGCCGCGAGAAATGAAAGTACCGGGACTGAAAGCATCACTGATCCTCATCGTGCTGGCTCTCGTTGCATCGGGCATACTGGCGGCTGCGTTTGCCGGCATCCCCGAAATCGACGCTTCCAGCACCTATGCGGTGCGCCTCTTTACCGACGAGGGCGAAGAGCTCGCCGAGTTCTATCGCGAACGGCGCTACTTCGTACCCCACCACAAAATTCCCGAGCAGGTGAAGAAGGCGTTTATCGTCATCGAGGACCGGCGCTTCTATGCCCACCGCGGGCTCGACCTCAAGGGAATCGCCCGCGCACTCCGCCGGAATATTGCGGCAGGCGCAGTCGTCGAAGGGGGCAGCACCATAACCCAGCAGCTCGCCAAGATGCTTCTGAGAGACCCCGAGCGGAGCCTCGCCCGCAAACTGAAGGAGATCGTCGTTACCGGCCACCTCGAGTGGCATTACTCGAAAGACGAAATCCTCGGCATGTATCTCAACCTCGCCTACTTCGGCGAGCGGGTCTACGGGATCGAGGCAGCCGCCCGCACCTACTTCAACAAGAAGACGGAACAGCTCTCGGTCGCTGAAGCGGCGCTCCTGGCAGCGCTCCAGAAGGCCCCCAGCAAATACTCTCCCTTCCGGAACCCCGCTCTCGCACAACAGCGCAGAGACCTCGTCCTACAGGCGCTGCATACCGCCAACCTCCTCTCCCGCGATGACTACGAGAAGGCGCGCGGGGTCCCTCTTCCCCGAAGGACGGTCTTCGAAAGGAGATACGAGGCCCCCTACTTTACTGACCTCGTCAGGCAGCAGCTCTCGCGGAGGTACGGTGACGCCCTCTTTACCGGAGGGTTCCATATACAATCGACGATCAACAGCACGCTCCAGTCACTCGCCGAACGAGCGGTCCGAAAAGGCGTGCGGGATATCGAGATGCGGAGCGGCCGCGGGGTCGAGGCTGCGCTGGTCGCCATCGATATGCGGACAGGGGCCATTAAAGCGATGGTGGGCGGCGTCGACTACCGGAGATCGCAATTCAACAGGGCGACCATGGCGCTGCGCCAGCCGGGCTCTGCATTCAAACCCTTCGTCTATGCCGCTGCCCTCGAACAGGGCATGTCGGGCAGCGACCGCGTTCTCGACCTCCCGGTCGCCGTGCCCGATCCCGAAAAAGGAGGGCTCTGGACCCCCCGGAATCATAGCTGGGAGTACTACGGCTCGGTCACGCTCAAGACCGCCCTGTCGCTCTCGCTCAATGCGGCCACCGTGCGCCTCGCCCAGGACGTCGGGTTCGAGAGAGTGCTCGAGACCGCCCTTCGCTGCGGCATACACTCCCGGCTCAAGCCGCACCCTTCGATCGCACTCGGCGCTCATGAAGTAACGCTGCTCGACCTGACCGCTGCATATATCGCGTTTGCTACGGGAAACAGGGTCACTCCCCGGAGCTACACGGTCATCATCGACCGGAACGAGAACGTCATCGAAGAGGCCTTTCCCTCGTTCGAAGAGGTGCTCTCCGGAAATGTCGTGGAGAGCATCAAGACGCTTCTGCGCGCAGTGGTCGAGTCGGGAACAGCCGGGGAAGCTCTTGCGGTGAACCGGACGGTCTACGGGAAGACAGGGACGACGGACGACTACTCCGATGCGTGGTTTGTCGGTTTCGATGACCGCCTCGCCGTCGGTGTCTGGGTCGGCAGAGATGACCATACGCCCATCGGTCCCGGTGAATCGGGATCGAGCGCTGCGCTCCCTATATGGGTCGCCTTCATGAGGCAGGCAGCGCACCGATAGAACGGAATCGCCCCGGGACAACGGGCCTGCGGGGAATCGGGAGCAGCGGTGCAGGAGCGGAACGCTACGGAGAGCGCCGTGCCTTCTTCACCCGGTACACCGTCGTCTCCTCTTTCTCGCCTTTGGTCTCGATCACCTCTCCGGTATCGAGCAGCGCTTTAAGCGCCTCCCGCACCTCCTGCACGCCATGCGTACCCTTATCAGCTCTCACCCACCAGTTCAGTATGCCGGCCAAGGTATCCCTGGACTCGGGCTGCCGCGAGAGATAGGCGAGTATCTCGTCCGCCACATTGGTCTGCTTCGGCATGGATATCCTCCTCTTCGTAAATCCTATACCAAATCCCTCATACCTTCCACCGCACGGCGCAGGGGCAGGCGGGATGCGGAACGAGGGGAATGAGGAGGTGCGCTGCGTTACGACTTTTTCGCCGTCTTCGCAAAGAAGCCGGTGAATCTCTTCGCCACATTGTCGCTCTGGCAATGAGGGCAGGCCACCTTCGGTTTGGTCTCGAGCTCTTTGAGAGAGAGAAATACGGTAAAGTCCCTCTTGCAGTCGTTACAGCCGTACTCATACGCCGGCATAGTGTCCTCCTTTCATTGCCCCCGGTTCAGGCCACATCCCCGTAATTGGACCGATACCTAAATCATAGCACGTAAAAACCGCCCGTGCGATAGGGCAAAGGAGGCAGAGCCGGGAGGTCCCGGGCCACGTTCCCTTTGCGGAGGGGGACGCAAGCCACGGAGCAGATAGAAAAAAATTTTTTTGTGTTTCCTTATAACTCAACAGCTTTGCCTCCTTGACAGCATTTCAATAGAGAGGTAGAATAAGCTTAAGAAGAAGCAATAAGGATTGCGATGCTTTGGCACCGTGTCAAGCTAAAGCGCTAAGTGATGTGGCAAGGGAGCGGGAGATAGGTGTGGTGAGCAGGCCTCCACGCAGCAGGAGCAAGGAGGAAGCCTAAAGCATCTACCGAAGCACCCACCGTAGACAAAGAGACTCTAGTTTGCGGTACCGGGCATCGCAACACTGATATCCTCAGAGCCATACCAGGGATAACGGGTAGTTCTGGATGCAGCAGGAGAAGAGGCTGCGGATGCAGGGCCGATAAGGCAATTACCCGGTCACCCATCCTGAGTATGGCTTTGTCTTTTAGTTCGCCTCTCCATCCTCTCTCACGCCCTCCTTCATGGCCTACGGCTCGTGTATGACGACCGTCCCCGGCATACCGATTTCCCCCTGCACGGAATACGTGAATGAGTGGAAAAGCCCGATGACCCATAAATTGGTCATGAGGTGATTGGTAATGCAGAAGGTGGTAAAGACCGACTGCTCCCGGCACATCGCGAGGTACGGCACGATCTGGTCAGGGAGGTGCTGGTCGAGAGCGGCGTCAGCTGCATGGTAGCGGAGGAGCTCATCCGCCGCCTCCTGCCCCACGGCTTCGGCCCGCTTGCCCCGTGCCCCGAGGGCGGTGAACCCGGCGAGAGCATGCTCCGATTCGGCCCGGAGAAAGACGAATGTCCCCTGTCCGTACGACGGTACCTCCCTGATCTCGATATCGAGAGGACAGCTTAATTTTTTCTCACCCGATATTCTATCGAACACGCTGCTCCTCTGGCGCTCGGCGATCGAACGCGGGAGTCCTCCTCCCACTGCTGAAAGGCCTCTCACCGAACGCATACTCCCCCGCTCCCGCGCTATCAGCGGCGCGAGGGTCCCGGACGGAGAGACGGTGACCGTCACCCTGCCGCCGCCCTTCGGATAGAAGCCGTAGGACTCGATCGAGAGCCCGGTCTCGATACCGATCCTCCCCAGCATAGGAGCGAACACTTCGGCCATGTAGTGAAAGGAGGGACTGAAAGGTACATGGGTGCCGCCTTTCAGCGTTATGACCGCCCTCTTCCGGGAGAGCGCGAGCGCAGGCAGCACGGTATGGATGATGAGCGAGGTCGAGCCTGCGGTCCCGACATCGAGCACGAGCTCGCCGCCCCTGACCTCGCGCGGCGAGAAGACCAGCTCCGTTGATCCCGGCCGATCCCCGCTCACCTCTGCATCCGCTATGTATTTCGCCGCTGCCACAGCGGTGAGGTGCTGGGGCATCAGTCCGGGCCTGCTCCGGTGCTTCCTGATATTGAATATCGTAAACGGTTTCTTAAGGAGGCATGAGAGGCCGAGGGCAGTGCGCAGGATCTGGCCGCCCCCCTCGCCGTAGCTGCCGTCGATCTCGATCATACTGAAATGGTAGCACACAAGGGAGATATACAGAAGTGTGAGAAGAGAGCCGAGAGGCAGGACGTGAATCCAGGAGCCGGTCGGAGCGACCCTTCGCGCAGACCCGCTTCGGGAATCCGGAATAAAGAATCTCCTTCAAGCCCGTTTCTTATTATTCCTGGCTCCTGAATTCTGACTTCTGGATTCTACTTGATCCCGGTCTTCATGTACCAGGGGACGTCTTCCGGCTTCTGGAAACTGCAGAGCTTGTAGATGTAATCGCTCACCTGCTCGGCCGTAAAGGGCCTTATGAGCACGCCGCTCACGATCTTCGATTGGATAAGACCGACGATCTCCTCTTTCGTCGTTCCCGCTGAGGCGATCAGGAGAATCCTGAGCGAGGGTTTGTCGTTCTTGATCTCTTTGGCGAAGTCGAGGGTCGAGACCTCGCCGATGACCGAATCGAGGATCACGGTGCAGCAGTTGTCAAGGTCGCCCAGGGTCATGCCGAGCTGCCGCGTGTTATCGACATAACGGACATTGATCTTGCCCTCGAACTCCCGCAGCGCCCAGCTTATGGGATGGGTGATATCTTTCTTCACACAGACCAGGACTGCCTTCTTGGACATAAACCCTCCGGGAAAGTATGCAGCACGATCAATAGCGAACCCATAAGCACCCCATCATGACCTGCCGCTCCTCTATATTATCGGCGGATATACTGAATATATACACTCCTCCAGGGCAGCCGTATCAGAAGGGGAGAGGAGAACGATTGACAACCCCTGTCTTTGGGGGTACAGTGAAAGAAGAGCGTCACTATAAACAATGCGGAGACGATCGAAATGCTCCTGCCTCTATTTACCATCGAACAGATCGGGAGATTATCATGAGCGCTGATCGCGACGGGCACACATGCGGGTGCGGACGCGGGGTGACCCGCAGGCAGTTCCTCACCTCCCTCGGCATCGGCGCAGCGGCAGCCGCCGCCCCGGACAGTTTCGCCGCAGCGGCGCCGGCTGTCGAAGGTACGGAAACGCCGGCGCAGGAGATGGCGAAGATAACGCTGCTCGTCAACAGCCGCCGCCATCGCCTCCTGGTCGAGCCCCGCTGGTCCCTGCTCTATGTCCTGCGCGAACGGCTCGGCCTGACCGGTACGAAGGCCGGCTGCGAGCGCGGCGAGTGCGGCGCCTGCACCATGCTGATCGACGATATCCCGCGTTACGCCTGCATGATCCTCGCCGTAGAGGCCGAAGGCTCGCGGATCACCACGCTTGAGGGCCTCATGAAGGGAGAGCAGCTCGGCCCGGTGCAGCAGGCCTTTCTCGAGAACGACGCCTTCCAGTGCGGCTATTGCACGCCGGGACAGATCATGGCTGTCGAGGGACTGCTGAAGGCCGATCCCAATCCCACCGTCGCCGCCATACGACGGGGGGTGAGCGGCAATCTCTGCCGCTGCGGCGCCTATGCGCATATCGTCAAGGCAGCCCAGCACGCAGCGCAGCTCAAGCGCGATACCTCGCGAGGAGAGTAAGGTGGAGGACGACCAGAAAGAGCTCTACTACATCCAGGGCCTCTCGGTGCCGGAGACGCCTGCGCCGGGCAAGAAGCCGAAATCCTGGGAGAGGACGACCGTCATCGGCAAGGCGCTGCCCCGTGTCGATGCCTATGAACGGGTGAGCGGCTCCGCGGTCTATCCTTCGGACCTGCTGCTCCCCGATATGCTCTATGCCGCCGTGCTGCGCTGTCCCCATGCCCATGCCCTCGTAAAGAGTGTCGATACCGCCGCCGCCGAACCGATGCCCGGCGTGCATGCCGTCATCAGCAATGCCGCGCCTGAAGTCGCTCTCGAGTGGCCCTACGCGCTCGATGCCAAGACCGTCAAGACAAAGCTCTTCGATCCGCACTGCCGTTTCGAGGGCGAGGCAGTGGCTGCGGTCGCCGCTGAATCGTCATACCAGGCCTGGGACGCGGCCCGTGCGATTAAGGTCGCGTACGAGGTCCTTCCCTTCATTGCGGATGAACAGGAGGCGCTCCGTCCGGGCGCTCCCGAGCTCCACAAAGGGGGCAACACCGCAAAAACGGACCGCTACGAGCGGGGAAATGTCGAAAAGGGTTTTGCCGAAGCGGACGTCGTTCTGGAAGAGACCTACCGTACCGCCTGCGAGATCCATACGCCCCTGGAGCTCCATGGGTGCGTTGCGAAGTGGGACGGCGACAGCCTCACGATCTGGGAATCGACGCAGGGCGTCTACGCGGTGCAGTCGCGCGTGGCCGAAGTGCTCGGAATGCCGCTCTCGAAGGTGCGCGTCATCGGCCACTACATGGGCGGCGGCTTCGGCAGCAAGCTCCAGGCGGACAAGTATACGATCATCGCCGCGCTCCTCGCCCGGAAGACGGCCAGGCCGGTGAAGCTCTTCCTCACCCGCGAGGAGACCTTCCTCGCTGCCGGCAACCGCCCCCCGGCGACGATGACGCTCAAGGCGGGCGTCAAGAAAGACGGGACCCTGACCGCCCTGCACCTTACCGCTCTCGCCACAGGGGGCGCCTACCCCGCAGGAGGAGCGTCGCTCCTCGACTGGCTGGTACGCGACCTCTACACCTGCCCGAATGTGCGCACCGAGACGACCGACGTCTATATTACCGCAGGCCCTGCACGCCCCTTCCGCGCTCCCGGCCATCCGCAGTGCTCCTGGGCGCTCGAGCAGATGCTCGACAGCCTTGCCGGGAAGATCGGGATGGACCCTGTTGCGCTCAGGCTCAGGAACATCCCCTTCCATAGCCAGGCACGCAAGGGGTCGCCGCCGTATACGACCACCGGTCTCAGGGAATGCCTCGAGGAGGGCGCAAAAGCCTTCGGGTGGAGCGGGTCGCGAAAGAAGACCGCGGCAACGGGATCTGCAGGACATCTGCGCATCGGGGTCGGGATGGCGGGCTGCCTCTGGTACGCGGGAGGCGGAGGCCCTCCCTCGACCGTGATCGTCAAACTCTTCTCGGACGGCAGCATCAATCTCAACATGGGAGCGAGCGATATCGGCACCGGCACCAAGACGGTCATGGCGATGGTCGTCGCCGAAGAGCTGGGCATACGGCCCGAGCTGATCCAGATCGAGAACGCCGACACGGGCACGACGCAGTACGCGACGCCGAGCGGCGGCAGCAAGACCGTGCCCACCGAGGCGCCGACCGTTCGCGCAGCGGCGATCAGGATAAAACAGCAGCTCCTCGATATAGCTGCCGAGGAGTTGAAGGCGGAGAGGGCCGCGCTCGCCTTCGAGGGAGACGAGATCGTCTCTGCGAGCGATCCTTCGAAGCGGGTCCGCATTGCGAAGCTCCAGGGCCTCAAGAAGCGCGGTGTCATCGTGGGCGTCGGCGTGCGCGGCCCCAACCCCGAGGGCAAGGTGGTGAACCCCTTCGGCGCCCAGTTCTGCGAGGTGGAGGTGAACATCAAGACCGGCGAGGTGAGGCTCCTCCGTTTCCTCGCGGCCCACGACAGCGGCAGGGTGATGAACCGCCTCACGTTCGACAACCAGGTCTTCGGGGGCATTACGATGGGCATCGGCTTCGGCATGACCGAGTTCCGCACGCTTGACCGTGCCAGGACCGGCAAGATGCTGAACAGGAACTGGCACGACTATAAAATACCGACGGCGCTCGATGTCCCCTCGGAGATGCTCTCGCTGCCGATCGAGATCGACGATGCCGAGGCGAACACCACCGGGGCGAAGGGGCTCGGCGAGCCGGTGACCATCCCTGCCGCCGCGGCGATCGCCAATGCGATCTATAATGCAACGGGTATCCGGATAACCTCGACGCCCGCGAACCCGGTTCAGCTCTGCCGTCTTCTTGCCGGGCAGAAGAGCAAGGGGGAATGAGATGCTCGGGAGCTTCGGCTATATCCGCGCCTCATCGCTGAAAAACGCACTCACGCACCTGGGAACTGAAGGGAGCCGGCTGCACGCAGGCGGCACGGACCTGCTCGGCTGCCTGCGCGACGGCGTCTTCCGCGCTGCGAAGGTGGTCAGCATCAGCAGGATCAGAGAGCTCCAGGGGATCAGGGAGACCGCTGACGGCGGGCTCCGGATCGGCGCCCTGACGACCATCGCCGAGATCGAGCGCCACCCGCTCGTCAGAGAGCGCTATGCAGCCCTGGCACAGGGCGCTTCGGAAGTCGGGAGCCCGCAGCTCCGGAACCAGGGGACCATCGGCGGCAACCTCTGCCAGAAGCCGCGCTGCTGGTATTATCGCGGAGACTTCCACTGCCTGCGCAAAGGCGGGGAGCTCTGCTTTGCCGCAGGAGGCGAGAACCAGTTCCACTGCATCCTGGGCGGCGACCGCTGTTATATCGTCCATCCCTCCGACACCGCCCCTGCCCTGATAGCCCTGGGGGCATCGGTGCGCATCGCCGGACCGCGAAGGATGAGGACCGTTCCGCTGGAGCAGTTCTTTCTTCTCCCTGAACGGAGCGTGTACAAAGAGACGATCCTGGAGCCGAACGAAATCGTTACCGAAGTGGCGCTTCCTCCTGCGCAGGGTATCATAAGCACCTACCGAAAGGTGCGCGCACGCCGCTCCTGGGACTTCGCGCTCGCGGGCATGGCGCTGGCGGTGCGGTTCAGCGATAAGCAGGTGGCCGATGCCCGCATCGTACTGAGCGGCGCAGCACCGGTCCCCTGGAGGTCTCCCGAAGCCGAGAGAGCGCTCATAGGGAAACGCATAGACGCGGCCACCGCCGCGCACGCCGCCGATGCGGCGCTCCTCCATGCACGGCCGCTGAAGCAGAACGGGTACAAGATACCGCTCTTCCGCGGGCTGATCGAAGAGGAGCTGCTGAAGAGCGCGCAGACCTGAAGCAAAGGGGGCGGCCATGCTGCGGAAGGGAAAGGGGCCGTTCGCTACACGACGATGCGTTCGGGGGTGAGCGCCTCGCGCGCTGCCCGATACCGCTTCGTGATCTCCTTCCGGTCTTCCTCTTCGGGAATGTCTTCACGGCTTCCGCGCTCGATCATCTCTGCCTGGAGGAGGAGCGCACCGCGGTCCTCCTCCCGCCGGATATGGGGAGCGATGGTAATGATCGTTTCGAGGAGGCGCCTGGCTACAGCTGCGCTCGACCGTCCGTAGTACCGTATCTGGTCGAAGGTGGTCGCGACCATCTCGGGAAAGGTGACCGGGAAGGCGATGACGCGGAGCGTGCCGTCCCCGGCGTAGCGGAACGGAGAGGGGATCGATCTTCCCGCCATCCGGCGTAGTCCCTGGCCGAGGTGGTCTATGCAGATGATCGCGGTGAAGGGATCGTTTATTCCCGGCGAGAGCGAGCGGACAGCGACTTCGACGAGCTGGTTGAAGACGAACTCCACATCCTGTGTTGCCGTGCGCTGGGAGCCGAGCATGAACGCCTCGTTGACCGCCGCGTCCAGGTCCTGGTCGGCCCGTTCTACCGGCCAGACCGCGGCGATGATGTCGCCCTCCCCCACAAAATCTCCCGGACGTTTTACCAGGCGGATGACAAGGTCGTCTTCCCCCGCCGTTTCGAGCAGGGAATCGCTATCGACCGCTTTTATGTAGCCGTAGCCGCGTGCTCCGACAGGCCTGGATTCTGCTTCGAAGCGTTTCGGGATATCCTCTTCCCGGGGTGAAGGCACGCCAAGGCCGAGCCGTTCGGGAAAGAGCCGGTCTATCGACTCTTCCAGATCGCGGCTGACGACCGATATGATGTTGGAGGCCTGAATGAATGCGGAGACGTGGTGGATGAAGTAGATGAGGACGCCGATGCTGAGCATCGCCAGCAGGACGCTCGCGGAGACGAGGAGATGGGGCACGAAAACGACGGTATCCGTACCCCGCACCGTCCTCAACGTGAGCAGGCAGAAGATGAAGGTTGCGATGAAGGTGCCGAGGACGACCTGGTTGCCCTTGTCGCGCATGAAATTGCGGAGGAGAAAGGGGCCGAACTGCTGCGAAGCGAGGGTGAGCGCGACGATGGTGATCGAAAAGACGACGCCGGTGACGGTGATCATCGACCCTGCCACCGCTGAAAGCACTTCGCGCGCACCGTCGGGTCCGCCGGCGTATATCCAGCCGAGGCGGGCGACACGCCTGTCTTCCAACCGGATGTCGAGATAGTAAACGACAGCCCAGAGCGCCACTGAAGCAACCGCCATGAGCATGGGAACGAACCAGTAGCTCGTACGGAGGGAGTCCCAGAGGGCGCTGAGCTTTGCTTTTCCAACAGCATGCATGGTCACCTGCCCGGAGGTCTGCCCGGCTCATCGCCTCGGTCGCCGGCACCCCCTAGTTAACTTTTAAACCGGGCCGGAGCAGCTGTCAAGCTTTTTAGGATTTGTTGTCCGGAAATGAATCGCTAAAACGACTGTTCCTTCCCGGGGAAGACTCCTTTTTCGACTTCGTCCTTATACTGCCTGATCGCTGCCAGGGCGTCCTGTTTCATGGCGGCGTATCTCTTCACGAATTT contains:
- a CDS encoding DUF2254 domain-containing protein; its protein translation is MHAVGKAKLSALWDSLRTSYWFVPMLMAVASVALWAVVYYLDIRLEDRRVARLGWIYAGGPDGAREVLSAVAGSMITVTGVVFSITIVALTLASQQFGPFLLRNFMRDKGNQVVLGTFIATFIFCLLTLRTVRGTDTVVFVPHLLVSASVLLAMLSIGVLIYFIHHVSAFIQASNIISVVSRDLEESIDRLFPERLGLGVPSPREEDIPKRFEAESRPVGARGYGYIKAVDSDSLLETAGEDDLVIRLVKRPGDFVGEGDIIAAVWPVERADQDLDAAVNEAFMLGSQRTATQDVEFVFNQLVEVAVRSLSPGINDPFTAIICIDHLGQGLRRMAGRSIPSPFRYAGDGTLRVIAFPVTFPEMVATTFDQIRYYGRSSAAVARRLLETIITIAPHIRREEDRGALLLQAEMIERGSREDIPEEEDRKEITKRYRAAREALTPERIVV